The following are encoded together in the Nocardioides thalensis genome:
- a CDS encoding DUF1918 domain-containing protein translates to MHANIGDRLLVEGHKVGDPRREGEVVEVRGSDGAPPYVVRWTDGHEGLVFPGPDAHVVPR, encoded by the coding sequence ATGCACGCCAACATCGGAGACCGGCTCCTGGTCGAGGGCCACAAGGTGGGCGACCCGCGCCGCGAGGGTGAGGTCGTCGAGGTGCGGGGGAGCGACGGCGCCCCGCCGTACGTCGTCCGCTGGACCGACGGCCACGAGGGCCTGGTCTTCCCCGGGCCCGACGCGCACGTCGTGCCGCGGTAG
- a CDS encoding NAD(P)-dependent oxidoreductase, protein MDRDLVVSVPTEELRSALADTAGIDLLLWDFGSPAPREAIDLVVVPYMSGPSVLGRLDGVRVQLAQSQSIGYDGVLDALPPHVRFANGAGIHEASTAELAVGLIIASQRQIPAYVRAQDRGEWSHERNRALADSKVLVVGQGGVGRAIVDRLRPFEVDLVRVASTARADQDGTIHGIDELDDLLPTADIVVLAVPLTEGTRGMVDAGFLDRMRRGALLVNVARGAVVRTDDLVTAVREGRVRAALDVVDPEPLPSDHPLWRLDDVLLTPHVGGHTSAMLPRVVRLVREQIAALRAGQQPRNVVVEPGSRSTA, encoded by the coding sequence GTGGATCGCGATCTCGTCGTCAGTGTGCCCACCGAGGAGCTGAGGTCCGCGCTCGCGGACACCGCCGGGATCGACCTCCTGCTCTGGGACTTCGGGTCGCCGGCTCCTCGCGAGGCCATCGACCTCGTGGTCGTGCCCTACATGTCGGGGCCGTCGGTGCTCGGCCGCTTGGACGGCGTGCGGGTGCAGCTCGCGCAGAGCCAGTCGATCGGCTACGACGGCGTGCTCGACGCGCTGCCGCCGCACGTGCGGTTCGCCAACGGCGCCGGCATCCACGAGGCGTCGACCGCCGAGCTCGCGGTCGGGCTGATCATCGCGAGCCAGCGGCAGATCCCGGCCTACGTGCGCGCCCAGGACCGCGGCGAGTGGTCCCACGAGCGCAACCGGGCGCTCGCCGACTCGAAGGTGCTCGTGGTGGGCCAGGGCGGCGTGGGCCGCGCGATCGTCGACCGGCTGCGCCCGTTCGAGGTCGACCTCGTCCGGGTCGCGAGCACCGCGCGGGCCGATCAGGACGGCACGATCCACGGGATCGACGAGCTCGACGACCTGCTGCCGACCGCCGACATCGTCGTGCTGGCAGTGCCGCTGACCGAGGGCACCCGCGGGATGGTCGACGCGGGGTTCCTCGACCGGATGCGCCGCGGTGCGCTGCTCGTCAACGTCGCGCGCGGCGCCGTCGTACGGACCGACGACCTGGTGACGGCCGTCCGCGAAGGACGGGTGCGTGCGGCCCTCGACGTCGTGGACCCCGAGCCGCTGCCGTCCGACCATCCGCTGTGGCGGCTCGACGACGTGCTGCTCACCCCCCACGTCGGTGGCCACACCAGCGCGATGCTGCCACGCGTGGTGCGGCTGGTGAGGGAGCAGATCGCCGCGCTGCGAGCGGGGCAGCAGCCGCGCAACGTGGTGGTCGAGCCAGGGTCGCGCAGCACGGCCTGA
- a CDS encoding phosphodiesterase, which translates to MPSSLTAAVAEAGGRALAAATAGLSHVRAAAKPLHPEGQLYAGRLLRPGQATPSGVTWLDEPAEDDVVVRVSRAIGLPDALPDFHGLALRIKGQWGDADLLFASTGWDPVTRHVLVPRWSPARPLTTLLPYRTDAGPVVLGARGTDDGYDLSWAPVGKAWRPFGRLVVGEPLEVPAAVSFDPVVNRPPGLEQYGWVERLRERSYATARTHRGEPGDTV; encoded by the coding sequence ATGCCGAGCTCCCTGACCGCCGCAGTCGCCGAGGCGGGCGGCCGCGCCCTCGCCGCTGCCACCGCCGGCCTTTCTCACGTGCGCGCCGCCGCCAAGCCGCTCCACCCCGAGGGCCAGCTGTACGCCGGTCGCCTCCTGCGGCCCGGGCAGGCGACGCCGTCGGGCGTCACGTGGCTCGACGAGCCTGCCGAGGACGACGTGGTCGTCCGCGTCTCCCGCGCGATCGGCCTGCCCGACGCGCTGCCCGACTTCCACGGCCTCGCGCTGCGCATCAAGGGGCAGTGGGGTGACGCCGACCTGCTGTTCGCGAGCACCGGCTGGGACCCGGTGACCCGGCACGTGCTCGTGCCCCGGTGGTCGCCCGCGCGGCCGCTGACCACCCTGCTGCCCTACCGGACCGACGCCGGGCCGGTCGTGCTCGGCGCGCGGGGCACCGACGACGGCTACGACCTGAGCTGGGCACCGGTCGGCAAGGCCTGGCGGCCGTTCGGACGGCTGGTCGTGGGGGAGCCGCTCGAGGTGCCCGCCGCGGTGTCGTTCGACCCCGTGGTCAACCGACCGCCGGGGCTCGAGCAGTACGGCTGGGTCGAGCGGCTCCGCGAGCGCTCCTACGCCACCGCGCGCACGCACCGTGGAGAGCCGGGGGACACTGTCTGA
- a CDS encoding DUF2237 domain-containing protein has protein sequence MSERNVLGGELEPCGTDPMTGYYRDGTCTCGPADVGRHAVCAVMTEEFLAHQKAVGNDLSTPRPEWDFPGLSPGDRWCVVAARWLQAFADGVAAPVVLASTNEAALDLIPLEVLEGHSVDVPDDPGGLTT, from the coding sequence GTGAGCGAACGCAACGTCCTCGGCGGTGAGCTCGAGCCCTGCGGCACCGACCCGATGACCGGCTACTACCGCGACGGCACCTGCACCTGCGGCCCGGCCGACGTCGGCCGGCACGCGGTCTGCGCGGTGATGACCGAGGAGTTCCTCGCCCACCAGAAGGCCGTCGGCAACGACCTGTCGACGCCGCGCCCCGAGTGGGACTTCCCCGGCCTCAGCCCCGGCGACCGGTGGTGCGTGGTCGCCGCCCGCTGGCTCCAGGCGTTCGCGGACGGCGTCGCCGCGCCGGTGGTGCTCGCCTCCACCAACGAGGCCGCGCTCGACCTGATCCCGCTCGAGGTGCTGGAGGGGCACTCGGTCGACGTGCCTGACGACCCCGGCGGGCTCACCACGTGA